The following proteins come from a genomic window of Micromonospora echinofusca:
- a CDS encoding plasmid pRiA4b ORF-3 family protein — protein sequence MPRQIFQLKISLAGVRPPVWRRVLVPGGYTLDRLHRVVQHAMGWRDCHLHSFEIEGRQYGEPDPDGELALRDELDVRLDAVVGKGSRFHYTYDFGDWWEHDLVVEDAFTADPDERYPTCSGGERACPPEDTGGPAGWQALLAVLADAGHPEHARTRDWVGDRFDPDAFDARRAGTLLRRFC from the coding sequence ATGCCGCGTCAGATCTTCCAGCTGAAGATTTCCCTGGCCGGGGTCCGGCCGCCCGTCTGGCGTCGGGTCCTCGTCCCCGGTGGCTACACGCTGGACCGGCTGCACCGGGTGGTGCAGCACGCCATGGGTTGGCGGGACTGCCACCTGCACTCGTTCGAGATCGAGGGCCGCCAGTACGGCGAGCCCGACCCCGACGGCGAGCTGGCCCTGCGCGACGAGTTGGACGTCCGCCTCGACGCCGTCGTCGGAAAGGGCAGCCGCTTCCACTACACGTACGACTTCGGCGACTGGTGGGAGCACGACCTGGTGGTGGAGGACGCCTTCACGGCCGACCCGGACGAGCGGTACCCGACCTGCTCGGGCGGCGAGCGGGCGTGCCCGCCCGAGGACACCGGCGGCCCGGCCGGCTGGCAGGCGCTGCTGGCCGTGCTGGCGGACGCGGGGCACCCCGAGCACGCGCGCACGCGGGACTGGGTGGGCGACCGGTTCGACCCGGACGCCTTCGACGCGCGCCGGGCCGGCACCCTGCTCCGCCGCTTCTGCTGA
- a CDS encoding pyrimidine reductase family protein, whose amino-acid sequence MSVGIPISALWPRPSARPLDDAALTALYGRVGRPHLRVNFVTSVDGGVSVDGYSAGLSGEPDKRVFGLLRMLCDALVVAAGTLRHEGYRAVRLDERRRAWRREHGLPEYPTLVVVSGSLDLDPAQAAFADAPVRPVVLTRAGATAPPGLSDVADVVRRGDDRVDLAAGLAELRRRGLGQLLCEGGPQLFGALTAADLVDEVCLTVAPLLAGAGPGRITAGDASDVRHLPLRHVLAADDGVLMLRYARD is encoded by the coding sequence ATGAGCGTCGGAATCCCGATCTCGGCGCTCTGGCCGCGACCGTCGGCGCGCCCGTTGGACGACGCCGCGCTCACCGCGCTCTACGGCCGGGTCGGCCGACCCCACCTGCGGGTCAACTTCGTGACCAGCGTCGACGGCGGCGTCTCCGTCGACGGCTACTCCGCCGGGCTCTCCGGGGAGCCGGACAAGCGCGTCTTCGGGCTGCTGCGCATGCTCTGCGACGCCCTGGTCGTCGCCGCCGGCACGCTGCGGCACGAGGGCTACCGGGCGGTACGCCTCGACGAACGGCGCCGGGCGTGGCGCCGCGAGCACGGCCTGCCCGAGTACCCGACGCTGGTCGTCGTCTCCGGCTCGCTCGACCTCGACCCGGCGCAGGCCGCGTTCGCCGACGCGCCGGTGCGGCCCGTGGTGCTCACCCGGGCCGGCGCCACGGCGCCGCCCGGCCTGAGCGACGTCGCCGACGTGGTGCGCCGCGGCGACGACCGGGTGGACCTGGCGGCGGGCCTGGCCGAGCTGCGCCGCCGCGGGCTCGGCCAGCTGCTCTGCGAGGGCGGTCCGCAGCTGTTCGGCGCGCTCACCGCCGCCGACCTGGTGGACGAGGTCTGCCTCACCGTCGCCCCGCTGCTCGCCGGGGCGGGCCCGGGGCGGATCACCGCCGGCGACGCCAGCGACGTACGCCACCTGCCGCTGCGGCACGTGCTCGCCGCCGACGACGGCGTGCTCATGCTCCGCTACGCCCGCGACTGA